A DNA window from Sulfitobacter noctilucicola contains the following coding sequences:
- a CDS encoding universal stress protein translates to MYSKILVPMALTHGVSSQTLEIAKALCSAGGEIIALHVHEELHGTVSAYLDKKAVKAGFDSAKAVLVEKASIVPEATTVMVSGHSGRTVLEYAKKHDIDCIVMGSHKPGLRDYFLGSTAGHVVRHAHCAVHVHRHPD, encoded by the coding sequence ATGTACTCAAAAATTCTGGTACCGATGGCTTTGACTCACGGGGTCTCCTCTCAGACGCTTGAGATCGCAAAGGCACTGTGTTCGGCAGGAGGGGAGATCATCGCACTCCACGTCCATGAAGAGTTGCACGGAACCGTGAGCGCCTATCTGGACAAGAAAGCGGTCAAGGCCGGGTTCGATTCCGCAAAAGCGGTGTTGGTGGAAAAAGCGTCGATAGTGCCAGAAGCCACCACTGTGATGGTGTCCGGTCACTCGGGCCGGACCGTCCTGGAATATGCCAAGAAGCACGACATTGATTGCATTGTGATGGGCTCTCACAAGCCGGGCTTGCGAGACTACTTCCTTGGCTCAACTGCGGGTCATGTCGTGCGCCATGCTCATTGCGCAGTCCATGTGCATCGCCACCCGGACTGA
- a CDS encoding NAD(P)-dependent oxidoreductase — MSWVFVGLGQMGLPMAQRLSSVVDVVAYDARNDVTTDLNVVKDPRALKDHEVMVTCLPNGKVVEDALFGEKNLVAGLAEGAVVFDTSTTSHTAACNISERLAQRGIHFLDAPVSGMQKRAEDGTLTMMIGGDPALVAAHKDSLSAMASKVLHVGPVGTGQLAKLINQLLFDINMAALAEIMPVSTRLGLKPEQITDIVNTGTGRSYASEFFLPNILEGIFDQGYPMQAAYKDLVSGSEIMANNSFPAPVLAAATATYQHALAEGYGESDKGAMIRVFERLLKTSFRKSDG, encoded by the coding sequence ATGAGTTGGGTATTTGTCGGATTAGGGCAGATGGGGCTTCCTATGGCGCAGCGATTATCTTCCGTCGTCGACGTGGTTGCCTATGACGCAAGGAATGACGTGACCACGGATTTGAATGTCGTTAAAGATCCGCGCGCTCTCAAAGATCATGAGGTGATGGTCACCTGCCTGCCGAATGGAAAGGTCGTTGAAGATGCACTGTTCGGAGAAAAAAACCTTGTTGCTGGTCTCGCCGAAGGAGCCGTCGTCTTTGACACCTCTACGACCTCCCATACCGCAGCCTGTAATATCTCTGAAAGGCTCGCGCAGCGCGGCATCCATTTTTTGGACGCGCCGGTATCAGGCATGCAAAAACGTGCGGAGGACGGAACCTTGACCATGATGATCGGCGGCGATCCGGCGCTTGTGGCCGCGCACAAAGACAGCCTGTCTGCGATGGCCTCGAAGGTGCTGCACGTGGGGCCAGTGGGGACAGGGCAACTTGCCAAACTGATCAATCAGTTGCTGTTCGACATCAACATGGCGGCCTTGGCCGAGATTATGCCTGTCTCTACCAGACTCGGTCTGAAACCCGAGCAGATCACGGACATTGTCAACACTGGCACCGGCCGCAGCTATGCGAGCGAATTCTTCCTGCCTAATATTCTGGAAGGCATATTTGATCAGGGTTATCCGATGCAGGCAGCGTACAAGGATCTGGTATCAGGGTCAGAAATTATGGCGAACAACAGTTTCCCCGCTCCAGTTCTGGCAGCGGCAACAGCGACGTATCAGCATGCTTTGGCAGAAGGGTATGGTGAAAGCGATAAGGGGGCGATGATCCGGGTTTTCGAGCGGCTTTTGAAAACCTCGTTTCGTAAATCTGACGGATAG
- a CDS encoding M28 family peptidase, whose amino-acid sequence MNQTEKDLLEQVTIDAPWALVESFATFKREHPDDVNRGMDEVVDTLRGHGVEVQVHEPELYLSLPGQARVEADGTTFRAKPPAYAVNTPNGLSGPLVYIPGTTNMDEEDAFESQLEASAEMEAKVRGKIVLTEGFASPAIISLMDTCGAIGVIAINPGVDIHWGICTTIWGTPGTDDLPNKPTIPAAAVNFESGQALRAIAEAGGEATIFTEMEEGWFTSKLPEITIPGTEEPEKYVLLHGHLDSWDVGVGDNATGDASMLEIARVLWANKDKLRRTVKIVWWPGHSTGRYAGSTWYSDTFALDLDANCVAQVNCDSPGCRWATEFLNVSVMSENHDYLAQVIKDVCGKELHSERPHRAGDYSFNNIGLSGYLMLSSAMTDAHREELGYYAVGGCGMNIAWHTENDTLEIADKDILLRDIKVYLLAVFRNANAAVLPQDWRATALEFQDTLATYQSEAGDAFDLSDAKAASDSLLSKLNAFYDGVADGSVSEARANIVIQDLARILVPLNFNRSDRFRHDPALTIPPLPALDQASKIAATPADLQGFGRTQLVRGQNHVIAGMRSAETLIERVAGV is encoded by the coding sequence ATGAACCAAACAGAAAAAGACCTGCTTGAACAGGTGACAATCGATGCGCCGTGGGCCTTGGTCGAGAGCTTTGCGACGTTCAAGCGCGAGCATCCCGATGACGTCAATCGCGGAATGGATGAAGTTGTCGACACACTTCGCGGTCATGGTGTCGAGGTTCAGGTGCACGAGCCGGAGCTCTATCTCAGTCTGCCCGGTCAGGCGCGTGTCGAAGCGGATGGCACAACGTTCCGCGCCAAGCCTCCTGCCTATGCTGTGAACACACCAAACGGACTAAGCGGCCCGCTGGTCTATATCCCCGGCACCACCAACATGGACGAAGAAGACGCGTTCGAAAGCCAGTTGGAAGCCTCTGCCGAGATGGAAGCGAAGGTGCGCGGCAAGATCGTGCTGACCGAAGGTTTCGCCAGCCCCGCGATCATTTCGTTGATGGACACATGCGGTGCCATCGGTGTGATTGCGATCAATCCCGGCGTCGATATCCACTGGGGTATCTGCACGACCATCTGGGGCACGCCCGGCACGGATGATCTGCCGAACAAACCAACTATTCCCGCTGCCGCGGTCAATTTCGAAAGCGGTCAGGCCTTGCGTGCAATTGCCGAAGCCGGTGGTGAAGCCACGATCTTTACCGAGATGGAAGAAGGCTGGTTCACCTCAAAACTGCCTGAAATCACGATCCCGGGCACTGAAGAGCCAGAGAAATACGTGCTGTTGCACGGCCACCTTGACAGCTGGGATGTGGGTGTCGGCGATAACGCAACCGGTGACGCCAGCATGCTGGAAATCGCCCGTGTATTGTGGGCCAACAAGGACAAGCTGCGTCGCACGGTCAAAATCGTCTGGTGGCCCGGCCACTCCACCGGCCGTTACGCGGGATCCACATGGTATTCCGACACCTTCGCGCTGGATCTGGACGCCAACTGCGTGGCGCAGGTGAACTGTGACAGCCCCGGCTGTCGCTGGGCCACGGAATTTCTGAATGTATCTGTCATGTCAGAGAACCACGACTATCTGGCACAGGTGATTAAGGACGTTTGCGGCAAGGAATTGCACTCCGAACGCCCCCACCGCGCAGGCGACTATTCTTTCAACAACATCGGTTTGTCCGGTTATCTCATGCTGTCCTCTGCCATGACAGACGCACACCGCGAAGAACTGGGATATTACGCTGTTGGCGGCTGCGGCATGAACATTGCATGGCACACCGAGAACGACACGCTTGAGATCGCTGACAAGGATATTCTGTTACGCGACATCAAGGTGTACCTGCTCGCCGTCTTCCGCAACGCAAACGCTGCGGTCTTGCCGCAGGACTGGCGCGCGACGGCCCTCGAATTTCAGGACACGCTGGCGACCTATCAATCCGAAGCTGGCGATGCGTTCGACCTTTCAGACGCCAAAGCAGCAAGCGACAGTTTGTTGAGCAAGCTTAACGCGTTCTACGATGGTGTCGCCGATGGGTCCGTCAGTGAGGCGCGGGCGAATATCGTGATCCAAGACCTCGCTCGCATTCTGGTGCCGCTTAACTTCAACCGCTCGGACCGGTTCCGCCATGACCCTGCGCTGACCATCCCGCCCCTGCCCGCCTTGGATCAGGCCAGCAAAATCGCCGCGACGCCGGCAGATTTGCAGGGGTTCGGACGCACACAACTGGTGCGTGGGCAGAACCACGTGATCGCAGGCATGCGGTCCGCTGAAACCCTGATCGAACGCGTCGCCGGGGTTTGA
- a CDS encoding IclR family transcriptional regulator: MTNDAVPPPAQRKSYKIEAVGRALNVLEALAEKPGLGVTALANEMGLTKSIVFRLLQTLEEAGYVHRDAERATFSLGYRVALLGERVGRDGALLHVAPQIMDELRDETGENVNLVIREGNYALALATREGLHAIRMFAQTGRKGPLHAGGGSMLLLAYAEPSILDRVLTSEMPSYTNHTITDPEQLSKILHRIRANGYNVALNDLDDGAFSIAAPIFNASGEVVAALSIAGAAVRLDEQRREVYIEAVKAAADKISAKLTLG, from the coding sequence ATGACAAACGATGCTGTACCCCCCCCTGCCCAACGAAAATCGTATAAAATTGAGGCAGTGGGTCGCGCGCTGAATGTTCTCGAGGCTCTGGCCGAAAAACCCGGCCTTGGCGTGACCGCACTGGCCAATGAAATGGGGCTAACGAAATCTATCGTTTTCAGACTGTTACAGACACTCGAAGAAGCAGGTTATGTGCACCGCGACGCAGAACGGGCCACCTTTTCACTGGGCTACCGCGTTGCCCTGTTGGGCGAACGCGTGGGCCGCGATGGGGCTTTGCTGCATGTCGCCCCGCAAATCATGGACGAGTTGCGTGATGAAACTGGCGAAAACGTCAATCTGGTCATCCGCGAAGGGAATTATGCGCTGGCCCTGGCGACTCGCGAAGGGCTGCACGCGATCCGTATGTTCGCGCAAACAGGGCGCAAGGGGCCATTGCATGCAGGCGGCGGCTCAATGTTGTTGCTCGCCTATGCTGAACCCTCCATTCTAGACCGCGTCCTCACGTCCGAAATGCCCAGCTACACGAATCATACAATCACAGACCCCGAACAGCTCAGCAAAATCCTGCACCGGATTCGTGCAAACGGGTACAACGTGGCGCTGAACGATCTGGATGATGGCGCATTTTCGATCGCTGCCCCGATCTTTAACGCATCGGGTGAAGTGGTGGCCGCCCTTTCAATCGCCGGTGCCGCCGTGCGCCTCGATGAGCAAAGACGCGAAGTCTATATCGAAGCGGTGAAGGCTGCGGCCGACAAAATCTCCGCAAAGCTCACCCTCGGCTGA
- a CDS encoding ABC transporter substrate-binding protein — protein MNTLLKLASTSLMSMAMLAGPTWAQDKIRTIHLLSRPQAAQPAEFQAVQLIAQEWRKLGLDVEVDVMPWEQMSSEVWYNREDWDVTAWQMTGRPERSDPDEIIYNLFHSTTAESGYNFIGYNNPEYDALVEKQRVTIDPTERQALVRQAQEILAKDQPNMMLVHPEQAFAFDNTIWDAASVVNQSGIGIRNTWTWLSLAPKGDQKDIIANSADNVIAVNPLYISGVTDSWITELLYDRLFRVGPDGLPTEWAATSYEWRDDKTIAVTLRDDMKWHDGEPLTAEDVKFSFETTVGGEAPMYSPFGKGISDIAIEGDNVVVFTLENPSASFIISSLAKINLIPKHVWEPILADLSTKEENAESYQEEMPIGSGPYKFDRWITNEEIVLSANTDHFNAPKAERWILRFVPNAEASLGMLRSGEVNFLTDFSGDPQVLVDAAEADGDLEVVSTVDIGFRYLAFNNRRPPFDDPAFRSALSSAVDRRLIVNAAFKGFAVASNSVVSPALEFWHAKDVVDNFKAGSDVAKAMLEEAGYTMDGDSLAYPDGVKETLAD, from the coding sequence GTGAACACACTATTAAAGCTGGCGTCTACGTCGCTGATGAGCATGGCGATGCTTGCCGGACCGACATGGGCGCAGGACAAAATCCGCACGATCCATTTGCTTTCGCGCCCGCAGGCGGCGCAACCGGCGGAATTTCAGGCCGTTCAACTTATTGCACAGGAATGGCGCAAACTGGGTCTGGACGTAGAAGTTGACGTCATGCCGTGGGAGCAGATGTCATCCGAGGTTTGGTACAACCGCGAAGACTGGGACGTGACGGCGTGGCAGATGACCGGCCGGCCCGAACGCTCCGATCCCGACGAGATTATCTATAACCTTTTCCACTCCACCACGGCGGAATCCGGTTATAACTTCATCGGATACAACAACCCCGAATATGATGCGCTGGTTGAAAAGCAGCGTGTGACGATTGACCCGACAGAGCGTCAGGCGCTTGTCCGTCAGGCGCAGGAAATTCTGGCCAAAGACCAGCCCAACATGATGCTGGTGCACCCCGAGCAGGCCTTTGCCTTTGACAACACAATCTGGGATGCAGCATCGGTTGTAAATCAGTCGGGCATCGGTATCCGTAACACATGGACGTGGTTGTCGCTGGCCCCCAAGGGCGACCAGAAAGACATCATTGCCAATTCCGCCGATAACGTGATTGCGGTAAACCCGCTTTATATCTCCGGGGTGACCGACAGCTGGATTACCGAGCTGCTGTATGACCGCCTGTTCCGCGTTGGGCCGGACGGCTTGCCCACAGAATGGGCCGCGACCAGCTATGAATGGCGCGACGACAAGACCATCGCCGTGACCCTGCGCGATGATATGAAGTGGCATGACGGTGAACCCCTGACCGCCGAAGACGTCAAGTTTTCGTTTGAGACAACGGTTGGTGGTGAAGCGCCGATGTATTCGCCGTTCGGCAAGGGCATCAGCGATATCGCAATCGAGGGCGACAATGTCGTGGTCTTCACGCTTGAGAACCCGTCTGCGTCTTTCATCATCTCCAGCCTTGCCAAGATCAACCTGATCCCCAAGCACGTGTGGGAGCCGATCCTTGCCGACCTGTCGACCAAAGAGGAAAACGCAGAGAGCTATCAGGAAGAGATGCCCATCGGTTCAGGCCCTTACAAGTTTGACCGCTGGATCACCAACGAAGAGATCGTTCTGAGTGCAAACACCGATCACTTCAACGCACCAAAGGCCGAGCGCTGGATCCTGCGTTTTGTGCCGAACGCCGAAGCATCTTTGGGCATGTTGCGTTCAGGTGAGGTGAACTTCCTGACCGATTTCTCCGGTGACCCGCAAGTTCTGGTTGATGCCGCAGAAGCGGATGGTGATCTGGAAGTCGTATCAACCGTCGACATCGGTTTCCGGTATCTGGCCTTTAACAACCGCCGCCCGCCGTTCGATGATCCGGCCTTCCGCTCGGCGCTGTCCTCTGCCGTTGATCGCCGCCTGATCGTAAACGCTGCTTTCAAAGGCTTTGCGGTGGCATCAAACTCGGTTGTTTCACCGGCGCTTGAATTCTGGCACGCCAAAGATGTTGTCGACAACTTCAAGGCGGGGTCTGACGTCGCGAAAGCGATGCTGGAAGAAGCAGGCTACACAATGGATGGTGACAGTCTGGCCTATCCTGATGGCGTAAAAGAGACACTGGCCGACTAA
- a CDS encoding ABC transporter permease — translation MSTLKPVLSRTLQLMLVLWAVVTILFLMFRLMPGNPLAAYIDPSFTLEQQEQLIRQFGLDEPLLSQYFTYLGNLLQGELGYSFRYRTPVSERIWLLLPNTLILTFSSLIIAYIFGILAGAWLAWRRASRAEAVALPIVLATRAMPEFWLGMVLLAVFSFSLGIFPAGGTRSAGTEYDSLWALYTSADFLSHLALPMLTLAIYSQGLPLLLMRSNMLDVMKEDFVTMAKVKGLSPYTIVIKHGARNALLPVMTSFAISVGYQLQGNVVVESVFSWPGLGRELVSAVSASDYPLAQGAFLMIAVVVILMNLIADLLYTFLDPRISHA, via the coding sequence ATGAGTACGCTCAAACCCGTTCTATCGCGCACCTTACAGTTAATGCTGGTCCTTTGGGCAGTTGTGACAATCCTGTTTCTGATGTTCCGCTTGATGCCGGGCAACCCGCTCGCGGCCTACATCGACCCGTCTTTCACCCTTGAACAGCAAGAGCAGTTGATCCGCCAATTCGGTCTGGATGAACCACTGCTGTCGCAGTATTTCACCTACCTCGGCAATCTGTTGCAGGGCGAGCTGGGATATTCATTCCGCTACCGCACGCCGGTTTCCGAACGCATCTGGCTGCTGCTTCCGAACACGCTGATCCTGACGTTTTCCTCGCTCATCATTGCCTACATCTTTGGTATTCTCGCGGGTGCGTGGCTTGCATGGCGCCGCGCCAGCCGCGCCGAAGCTGTGGCTTTGCCCATTGTCCTTGCCACCCGCGCGATGCCGGAGTTCTGGCTGGGTATGGTGTTGCTGGCGGTCTTTTCCTTTTCGCTGGGCATATTCCCTGCGGGGGGAACGCGGTCCGCTGGCACCGAATACGACAGCCTTTGGGCGCTCTATACCTCGGCTGATTTTCTGTCCCACCTCGCGCTGCCGATGCTGACGCTGGCAATATATTCCCAGGGTTTGCCGTTGCTGCTGATGCGGTCGAACATGCTGGACGTGATGAAAGAAGACTTCGTCACCATGGCCAAGGTCAAAGGCCTGTCACCCTATACTATTGTCATCAAACACGGCGCACGTAACGCTTTGCTGCCGGTGATGACGTCGTTCGCAATCTCTGTCGGTTATCAATTGCAAGGCAACGTGGTGGTCGAAAGCGTGTTCTCCTGGCCGGGATTGGGACGTGAACTTGTCTCGGCGGTTTCAGCTTCCGACTATCCACTGGCGCAGGGGGCGTTCTTGATGATCGCTGTTGTCGTAATCCTGATGAACCTGATTGCCGACCTTCTTTACACCTTCCTCGACCCAAGGATTTCCCATGCCTGA
- a CDS encoding ABC transporter permease: protein MPEAIASQGPIRRMFNMLNLPVGDNFAVAGLVIYLLFVLTAIFAPVLAPYDPTEILYSEDYNLASDFLPGQEGHILGTTSLGRDIFSQIVYGARSALLVGLTAAFMVAFIGTIVGLMSGYFGGWIDTVLMRLADVAFGIPFLPFVIVISAFLEPSIWNTVIAMALVLWRDTARVIRSQVLTLRSRGYVEAARVSGSSDFKIITRHIAPNIVPLSLLYGSIAIGWAILTEASISFLGFGDPDSISWGFMLQDAFASQALSRQAYHWFIPPGLAIILVVSAGFFISRGYENLLFPKLGR from the coding sequence ATGCCTGAGGCTATCGCTTCCCAAGGACCGATCCGCCGCATGTTCAACATGCTGAACCTGCCGGTTGGCGACAACTTTGCCGTTGCGGGTCTGGTGATCTATCTGCTGTTTGTCCTGACCGCGATCTTTGCGCCGGTGCTGGCCCCCTATGATCCGACCGAGATTTTGTATTCGGAAGATTACAACCTCGCGTCTGATTTCCTGCCGGGGCAGGAGGGCCATATTCTGGGCACCACCAGCCTTGGCCGCGATATCTTTTCGCAGATCGTCTATGGCGCACGGTCGGCCCTGCTGGTTGGTTTGACGGCGGCGTTTATGGTCGCGTTCATCGGCACCATTGTCGGCCTGATGTCCGGTTATTTCGGGGGCTGGATTGATACCGTCCTGATGCGGCTGGCCGATGTGGCCTTTGGTATTCCGTTCCTGCCGTTTGTGATTGTGATCTCGGCCTTTCTCGAACCCTCAATCTGGAACACGGTCATCGCTATGGCGCTGGTCCTGTGGCGTGACACAGCGCGCGTGATCCGTTCGCAAGTGCTGACCCTACGCTCTCGCGGCTATGTAGAAGCGGCGCGGGTGTCAGGCTCTTCCGATTTCAAGATCATCACACGCCACATCGCGCCCAATATCGTCCCGCTGTCGCTTCTTTACGGGTCCATTGCCATCGGCTGGGCCATCCTGACCGAAGCCTCCATCAGCTTTCTGGGGTTCGGTGATCCTGACAGCATCAGTTGGGGCTTCATGTTGCAGGATGCCTTTGCCAGTCAGGCACTGAGCCGCCAAGCCTATCATTGGTTCATCCCTCCGGGCCTAGCAATCATTCTGGTCGTTTCTGCGGGGTTCTTCATCTCGCGCGGTTACGAAAACCTTCTGTTTCCAAAGTTGGGCCGTTGA
- a CDS encoding ABC transporter ATP-binding protein, whose protein sequence is MTDHLLTVKDLSIAYEVPGLDIVAVSRASFDVPKGSIVGLVGESGCGKTTMARAFTRIISDNAKITEGSMMFDGQDLAKLPEKAMNALRWRDIAFVPQSAMNSLDPVYRVEYQLNEVLRGRGGMTRAQAKVRAEELFEMVGIEANRLRDYPHQFSGGMRQRVAIALALALNPKLIVADEPVTALDVIVQRQILDQMRDLQRELGISIIMVTHDISVVAYICDRTVVMYAGEVVEDCDTATLLSEPLHPYTMGLKNAFPDIASAGSGTLTPISGAPPDLATPPSGCRFAARCPFATDHCRAVSPVLEKQAEGHSVACHRAHEAAQLRAQAAQPETWGEMA, encoded by the coding sequence ATGACTGACCACCTTCTTACCGTCAAAGATCTGTCTATCGCCTATGAGGTGCCGGGTCTTGATATCGTCGCCGTGTCACGCGCGTCCTTTGATGTGCCAAAGGGGTCAATCGTCGGGCTCGTAGGCGAAAGCGGCTGTGGCAAGACCACGATGGCGCGCGCCTTTACCCGCATCATTTCCGACAACGCCAAGATCACCGAAGGCAGCATGATGTTTGACGGGCAAGACCTCGCCAAGCTACCGGAGAAAGCGATGAACGCCCTGCGCTGGCGTGACATTGCATTTGTGCCGCAATCGGCAATGAACTCGCTCGATCCGGTGTACCGCGTTGAATACCAGTTGAATGAAGTGCTGCGGGGCAGGGGCGGCATGACCCGTGCTCAAGCCAAGGTGCGTGCGGAAGAACTGTTCGAAATGGTCGGGATTGAGGCGAACCGTCTGCGTGACTATCCACACCAGTTTTCCGGCGGCATGCGCCAGAGGGTCGCGATTGCCTTGGCGCTCGCATTGAACCCCAAGCTGATCGTGGCGGATGAACCGGTGACGGCATTGGATGTGATCGTTCAACGCCAAATTCTGGACCAGATGCGCGATCTGCAACGCGAGCTTGGCATTTCTATCATTATGGTAACGCATGACATTTCTGTCGTCGCCTATATCTGTGACCGCACGGTGGTGATGTACGCAGGCGAGGTGGTCGAGGATTGCGATACCGCGACGCTGCTATCCGAACCGCTGCATCCTTACACCATGGGTCTGAAGAACGCCTTCCCCGATATTGCAAGCGCGGGTTCGGGCACGCTGACCCCGATCAGTGGCGCGCCGCCGGACCTTGCCACCCCGCCAAGCGGTTGCCGTTTTGCGGCGCGCTGCCCCTTTGCCACCGATCACTGCCGTGCAGTGTCACCCGTTCTGGAAAAGCAGGCAGAGGGCCATTCGGTCGCCTGTCACCGCGCGCACGAAGCGGCGCAGTTGCGTGCGCAGGCAGCCCAACCCGAGACATGGGGAGAGATGGCATGA
- a CDS encoding ABC transporter ATP-binding protein — MSTPLVEVENAQLHYKVGSAASAMLGLPSVVKAVDGITFTLNKGESVGLLGESGCGKTSMGRLLVKLEDVTGGSARFDGAEIAQLKGTELRKFRSRSQMIFQNPFDAVNPRYSIKKTMAEPLGNAGIPKTEWDSRIIKALELVRLAEPEQYLDRYPHQLSGGQLQRVVMARALILEPDFVVADEPVSMLDVSVRAGVLNVFREVRDKLGLTAIYISHDLALVRYVCERTIVMYLGRIMEDGPTEEIVRDPLHPYTQALVAAVPTPKADQSHDPLPIGRGAPDPRNPPSGCVFRDRCPKAFGRCATDIPLPQKVGNRDVACHLFDERS, encoded by the coding sequence ATGAGCACGCCACTTGTCGAGGTCGAAAACGCGCAATTGCATTACAAGGTCGGCTCGGCCGCGTCTGCGATGTTGGGGTTGCCTTCGGTCGTCAAAGCGGTCGACGGAATTACTTTCACGCTGAACAAAGGCGAAAGTGTCGGTCTGCTTGGCGAAAGCGGATGCGGGAAAACGTCGATGGGGCGTCTTTTGGTCAAACTGGAGGACGTCACAGGCGGGTCGGCCCGTTTTGACGGGGCAGAAATTGCGCAGCTAAAGGGAACTGAACTGCGCAAGTTCCGGTCGCGCAGCCAGATGATATTCCAGAACCCCTTTGACGCGGTAAACCCCCGTTATTCCATCAAGAAAACGATGGCAGAGCCGTTAGGCAACGCGGGTATCCCCAAAACGGAATGGGACAGCCGCATCATCAAGGCGCTGGAACTTGTCCGCCTTGCCGAGCCCGAGCAATATCTGGACCGCTATCCGCACCAGTTGTCGGGCGGTCAGTTGCAGCGTGTGGTGATGGCCCGCGCCCTGATCCTTGAACCCGACTTTGTGGTCGCGGACGAGCCGGTTTCGATGCTCGACGTTTCTGTCCGTGCCGGTGTGTTGAACGTTTTCCGCGAGGTCCGCGACAAGCTGGGGCTGACTGCGATCTACATCAGCCATGATCTGGCGCTTGTGCGCTACGTGTGTGAACGCACCATCGTCATGTATCTGGGCCGCATCATGGAGGACGGCCCGACCGAAGAGATCGTACGCGACCCGCTGCACCCCTATACGCAAGCGCTGGTCGCTGCCGTGCCAACCCCCAAAGCAGATCAAAGCCATGATCCTCTTCCCATCGGGCGCGGTGCACCCGATCCGCGCAATCCGCCATCGGGCTGCGTTTTCCGCGATCGCTGTCCCAAAGCTTTTGGTCGTTGTGCCACCGACATTCCGTTGCCGCAGAAAGTGGGCAACCGCGATGTGGCCTGCCATCTGTTTGACGAGCGTTCGTGA
- a CDS encoding NADPH:quinone reductase — protein MRAATYSRTGPAAEVLSVIDMPDPKPASGEVVVRIHASGINPADVKRRAGWNGMQMAHPLVIPHCDGAGVIVETGEGVSEDRIGERVWLWNAQGGYGEAGRAYGTAAELIALPSEQAVRLSDKLSFEEGACLGVPGLTAWLLVLADGPVDGKTLLIQGAAGAVGHMALQVALHHNADVIAVVSSDTRAQHVGKIARVPTINRHTEDVAAHVHELTSGTGVDRVIEVDLAANLETDIACLAVHGTIASYSCSSDPTPTLPYYKLADLGAVIRFVQGFRLTADQRKAANAMLTELSDAGALRPAIGASFPLTDIAQAHENMHSGAFGQTVLTLAAND, from the coding sequence ATGCGTGCCGCCACCTATTCCCGGACCGGTCCAGCGGCTGAGGTTTTGTCGGTCATTGATATGCCCGATCCGAAACCCGCCTCCGGAGAGGTGGTGGTACGCATCCATGCGTCGGGCATTAACCCCGCAGACGTGAAACGGCGCGCCGGATGGAATGGGATGCAGATGGCCCATCCGCTGGTGATCCCGCATTGCGACGGGGCAGGCGTGATCGTGGAAACTGGTGAAGGTGTATCCGAAGACCGGATCGGTGAACGGGTCTGGCTGTGGAACGCACAGGGCGGATACGGCGAAGCGGGACGCGCCTATGGCACCGCCGCTGAACTGATTGCATTGCCATCGGAACAGGCGGTGCGGCTGTCTGACAAACTGAGCTTCGAAGAAGGTGCTTGCCTTGGCGTTCCGGGCCTGACCGCATGGCTTTTGGTGCTCGCAGATGGGCCGGTCGATGGTAAAACACTTTTGATCCAGGGGGCTGCTGGCGCTGTGGGCCATATGGCTTTGCAGGTCGCCCTGCACCATAATGCCGATGTCATTGCGGTTGTCAGCTCTGATACGAGGGCGCAACACGTGGGCAAGATCGCGCGGGTTCCGACCATCAACCGGCACACCGAAGACGTCGCTGCCCATGTGCATGAATTGACAAGCGGCACAGGTGTTGATCGCGTTATCGAGGTCGATCTAGCCGCCAATCTGGAAACCGACATCGCTTGTCTTGCCGTGCATGGGACCATCGCGTCTTACTCCTGCTCGTCTGATCCCACACCGACACTACCCTATTACAAGCTGGCCGATCTGGGCGCGGTGATCCGCTTTGTGCAGGGTTTCCGCCTGACAGCCGATCAACGTAAGGCCGCGAACGCAATGCTTACTGAACTGTCCGATGCAGGTGCCTTGCGCCCCGCCATCGGCGCATCATTCCCTCTGACCGATATCGCGCAGGCGCATGAAAACATGCACAGCGGCGCGTTTGGCCAGACGGTACTCACCCTCGCAGCGAACGACTAA